Proteins encoded within one genomic window of Aphelocoma coerulescens isolate FSJ_1873_10779 chromosome 9, UR_Acoe_1.0, whole genome shotgun sequence:
- the LOC138114535 gene encoding cytochrome P450 2J2-like has product MLGITEIFIALVVCLLILQFLKLQWMRTQLPPGPVPLPIIGNLWLLDFKLRRETLSKLTNTYGNIYTLWMGQTPLVVLNGYKAVKDGIVTHSEEVSGRPLTPFYRDMMGEKGIFLTNGHTWKQQRRFGMTIIRSLARGKNNLERQIQTEACHLVDIFASTKGKPFDPHTSIVRAIANIICVVVFGHRFSSEDESFSKLIKAIYFVIYFQGTIWGRLYDAFPWLMHCLPGPHQEVFAYNDFMHTLVTKEVQAHERQNTGDPQDLIDFYLAQITKTKDNPTSTFNKDNMVQTVVDLLLGGTETTSTTLLWALLYMVQYPEIQEKVQREIEAVLEPSHVISYEDRKKLPYTNAVIHEALRYSNVTSVGVPRQCLRSTTLLGFHIKKGTLVLPNLHSVVYDTEHWATPWKFNPDHFLDLDGNFVNKEAFLPFSAGHRVCLGEQMARVELFIFFTSLLRAFTFQLPEGVKEINLEYILGAILQPHPYKLCAIPR; this is encoded by the exons ATGTTGGGGATTACTGAGATTTTTATAGCTCTAGTAGTATGTCTCCTGATTTTGCAGTTCCTAAAGCTGCAATGGATGCGTACCCAGCTTCCTCCAGGACCAGTTCCTCTCCCCATCATCGGAAATTTGTGGCTGCTGGACTTCAAACTTCGCCGAGAAACTCTCAGTAAG TTAACCAACACCTATGGAAACATCTACACTCTGTGGATGGGACAGACACCTCTGGTTGTACTGAATGGATACAAAGCAGTAAAAGATGGCATCGTCACCCACTCAGAAGAAGTTTCTGGAAGACCTCTCACCCCTTTCTACAGGGATATGATGGGCGAGAAAG GTATTTTCCTGACAAATGGCCACACCTGGAAGCAACAGAGACGCTTTGGCATGACAATTATAAGAAGCCTGGCACGCGGTAAGAACAATTTGGAGCGTCAAATTCAAACAGAGGCCTGTCACCTTGTGGACATCTTTGCAAGCACAAAAG GCAAACCTTTTGACCCCCACACTTCCATCGTCCGTGCAATTGCAAATATCATTTGTGTTGTTGTTTTCGGTCATCGCTTCTCCAGCGAGGATGAATCTTTCAGCAAACTCATCAAAGCTATTTATTTTGTGATCTATTTTCAAGGTACTATCTGGGGCAGG CTATATGATGCTTTCCCATGGCTCATGCACTGTCTCCCAGGGCCTCACCAGGAGGTGTTTGCATACAACGACTTCATGCACACTTTAGTCACCAAGGAGGTCCAGGCtcatgaaagacagaacacagGTGATCCACAGGATCTCATTGACTTCTACCTGGCTCAAATAACAAAA ACCAAGGACAACCCTACTTCTACATTCAATAAAGACAATATGGTTCAGACTGTGGTTGATCTTTTGCTGGGAGGGACAGAAACAACAAGCACAACCCTTCTCTGGGCACTGCTCTACATGGTACAATACCCAGAAATACAAG aaaaggttcAAAGAGAGATAGAGGCTGTTCTGGAACCCTCCCATGTCATCAGCTATGAAGACCGTAAGAAGCTGCCCTACACGAATGCTGTGATTCATGAGGCTTTGCGCTACAGCAACGTCACCTCCGTTGGGGTCCCTCGACAGTGCCTGAGGAGTACAACTCTGCTGGGTTTTCACATTAAAAAG GGCACACTTGTGTTGCCAAATTTGCACTCTGTGGTGTATGATACTGAGCACTGGGCAACCCCTTGGAAGTTCAACCCAGATCATTTCCTTGATTTGGATGGCAACTTTGTGAACAAAGAAGCATTCTTACCTTTCTCAGCAG gGCACCGTGTATGTCTGGGAGAACAGATGGCACGAGTTGAACTGTTCATCTTCTTTACCAGCCTCCTTCGGGCATTTACATTCCAGCTCCCTGAGGGAGTGAAGGAAATCAATCTGGAGTACATTTTGGGTGCAATACTGCAGCCACATCCATATAAACTCTGTGCTATTCCACGCTAG